Proteins encoded by one window of Lycium barbarum isolate Lr01 chromosome 11, ASM1917538v2, whole genome shotgun sequence:
- the LOC132619559 gene encoding uncharacterized protein LOC132619559 encodes MLDFNNEEDFKNTWYKRSIEIEGQVMWLEKWTPDFRPDVDSPIVPTWVLLPSLPIHCHSWHYVKQLVGTIGTPLSMDLATENRTRPSMAKVRVEIDLTKPKIDSIWIGVEDDDSPLKGFTQKIEYENVPKYCRHCKLLGHSILQCRHAEKKKEDVKEKQKEVEDNGERGKASESTKGRKHTTESSKVEEQTEKEEVNATDARNNSNSKDKTVTKNAEAGEITKECNNNRGQEDELYANDNDMDSKENEKESMVFRINQKKRRKKKKHHTKKALKKKTKVTFKVIKNRQEGYIQNSSVEKKNVDKQIDQEVPQNSEAEHIGDTASNNNEEITPIGPFINDSGQQQCMEKNNESEENRDNAEREEQIESQESKDEVVEEVRNGTSNRYIEILNHKGIDLVVDLNRNNYKEQQKRGGEEELAEELDSRPPKCDADFGKILIEDAEQGDSDDAGKQHLTEAQKKCDLSPERGRGGDFNVILEAFEKLGGKPYRAYKSVDFANCMNRCGMEDAGYIGSTYTWCNNRRPSKRIWKRLDRLLFNDDWLHKFQNSVVRHLSRTGSNHRPLLLKCYDDMNEGTKYFRFLNFWSDQPGFYDIVKKE; translated from the exons ATGCTCGATTTCAACAATGAAGAGGATTTTAAAAACACTTGGTACAAAAGATCTATAGAAATTGAAGGTCAAGTTATGTGGCTTGAGAAGTGGACCCCTGATTTTAGACCGGATGTGGATTCTCCTATAGTGCCGACTTGGGTGTTGTTACCCTCTCTCCCTATACATTGCCATTCATGGCATTATGTGAAACAATTAGTAGGAACAATTGGTACACCTCTCTCAATGGATTTAGCTACTGAAAACAGGACTAGACCTAGTATGGCTAAGGTTAGAGTCGAAATCGATTTGACGAAGCCAAAAATTGACTCGATCTGGATTGGAGTAGAGGATGATGATAGTCCATTAAAAGGCTTCACTCAAAAAATTGAGTATGAGAATGTGCCAAAGTATTGTAGACATTGTAAATTACTTGGACACTCAATACTGCAATGTAGACATGCTGAAAAGAAGAAGGAGGAtgtaaaagaaaaacaaaaagaggtCGAAGACAATGGGGAGCGAGGAAAAGCAAGTGAAAGCACAAAAGGGAGAAAACACACAACTGAAAGTAGCAAAGTTGAGGAACAGACCGAAAAGGAGGAAGTAAATGCAACAGATGCGAGAAACAACAGCAACAGCAAGGATAAGACAGTGACGAAAAATGCTGAAGCGGGGGAGATTACCAAGGAATGCAACAATAATAGGGGACAGGAAGATGAGCTATATGCAAATGACAATGATATGGACAGTAAAGAGAATGAAAAGGAAAGCATGGTATTTAGAATAAATcaaaagaagaggaggaagaagaaaaaaCATCATACTAAGAAGGCCCTAAAAAAGAAGACTAAAGTCACCTTCAAGGTGATAAAAAATCGCCAGGAAGGTTATATACAGAACAGTTCCGTTGAGAAGAAGAATGTGGACAAGCAGATTGATCAAGAAGTCCCCCAAAACAGTGAGGCAGAACATATTGGCGACACTGCCAGTAACAACAACGAGGAGATTACTCCAATCGGTCCATTTATAAATGATTCAGGACAACAGCAGTGTATGGAAAAAAATAATGAATCTGAGGAGAACAGGGACAATGCGGAAAGGGAGGAACAAATAGAAAGCCAAGAGAGCAAGGATGAAGTAGTGGAGGAGGTCAGGAATGGAACTTCAAACAGGTACATTGAAATCTTAAACCACAAAGGCATTGATCTTGTGGTAGATTTAAACAGGAATAATTATAAAGAACAACAAAAACGAGGAGGGGAGGAAGAATTGGCAGAAGAGTTAGACAGCAGGCCGCCTAAATGCGACGCAGATTTTGGGAAAATTTTGATTGAAGATGCAGAACAAGGTGATTCGGATGATGCAGGAAAACAACATCTAACAGAAGCTCAAAAAAAATGTGATCTCTCCCCAGAGAGAGGGAGAG GGGGGGATTTTAATGTGATCTTGGAGGCTTTTGAAAAACTGGGGGGGAAACCTTACAGGGCTTACAAGAGTGTGGACTTTGCTAACTGTATGAACAGATGTGGGATGGAGGATGCTGGTTACATAGGCTCTACCTATACTTGGTGTAACAACAGAAGACCAAGCAAAAGGATATGGAAAAGGTTGGACAGGTTGCTATTTAATGATGATTGGCTACACAAATTCCAAAACAGCGTGGTTAGGCATTTAAGTAGGACAGGGTCCAACCATAGGCCTCTACTACTTaaatgttatgatgatatgaatGAGGGCACCAAATATTTTAGATTCCTGAATTTCTGGAGTGATCAACCGGGCTTCTATGATATAGTAAAAAAGGAATGA
- the LOC132619060 gene encoding GDSL esterase/lipase At2g04570-like, with protein sequence MAYNTFINIFLSQFLLLMSTTLGGKVPAIIVFGDSSVDSGNNNQISTILKSNFEPYGRDFYDKKPTGRFCNGRIPPDFISQGFGLRPFVPAYLDPMFSISDFAEGVCFASAGTGYDNATSDVLHVIPLWRELEYYKEYNRKLKAYAGKKKAQYIIKESLYLVSIGTNDFLENYYSMQSTRSSQYTEEQFQEFLLRLAHNFVRQIYHMGARKISLTGLPPMGCLPLERATNYMRGNGDGCNEKYNNVAKHFNVKLGGLVKRLNKELPGIRVVFADAYNLLLQMIRKPHSYGFQVASVACCGTGLFEMGYLCDSLNPLTCTDANKFVFWDAFHVTDKTNQIISEFLLKHVFGQFL encoded by the exons ATGGCTTATAACACTTTCATCAATATATTCCTAAGTCAATTTTTGTTACTAATGTCTACAACTTTAGGTGGCAAAGTTCCAGCAATTATAGTGTTTGGTGATTCCTCTGTTGATTCAGGTAATAACAACCAGATTTCCACCATTCTTAAGAGTAATTTCGAGCCATACGGTCGTGATTTTTACGATAAAAAGCCAACTGGAAGGTTCTGTAATGGGCGAATTCCACCAGATTTTATATCTCAAGGTTTTGGACTAAGGCCATTTGTTCCAGCTTATTTGGACCCAATGTTTAGCATATCTGATTTTGCTGAGGGGGTTTGTTTTGCTTCTGCTGGTACTGGTTATGATAATGCCACTTCTGATGTGCTT CATGTGATACCATTGTGGAGGGAATTGGAGTACTACAAGGAATATAATAGGAAATTAAAAGCATATGCAGGCAAAAAGAAAGCCCAATACATAATAAAGGAGTCACTATATTTAGTCAGCATTGGAACAAATGATTTCTTGGAAAATTACTACTCAATGCAAAGCACACGCTCGTCTCAATACACTGAAGAACAATTTCAAGAATTCCTTCTTCGACTTGCCCATAATTTTGTGAGGCAAATATATCATATGGGTGCAAGGAAAATTTCCTTAACTGGACTTCCTCCAATGGGTTGTTTGCCTTTAGAAAGAGCAACAAATTATATGCGTGGGAATGGAGATGGATGCAATGAGAAATATAATAATGTGGCTAAGCATTTTAATGTGAAGTTGGGTGGTTTGGTTAAGAGGTTAAATAAAGAGCTTCCTGGGATTAGAGTGGTCTTTGCTGATGCTTATAATCTCTTGCTACAAATGATCAGAAAACCTCACTCATATG GGTTTCAAGTGGCAAGTGTAGCATGTTGTGGTACAGGATTATTTGAGATGGGTTACTTGTGCGATAGTTTGAACCCTTTGACATGCACAGATGCAAACAAGTTCGTATTTTGGGACGCATTTCATGTCACGGACAAAACAAACCAGATTATTTCTGAATTCTTGTTGAAACACGTCTTTGGACAATTTTTATAG